Proteins co-encoded in one Deltaproteobacteria bacterium genomic window:
- a CDS encoding TVP38/TMEM64 family protein has product MSRLAKIALFLGGTGFLALIVFLNWTFLAERAVTLYGWVKDPEQVRTFLLNWGPIRAPLAFMGIQILQVLFAPVPGEASGFVGGYVFGTVPGFIYSSIGLTAGSVVNFILARILGRGYVRKWVPARYLGRFDSATKHQGALLFFLFFVVPGFPKDYLCIFLGLTGISLKVFVLMAGIGRMPGTLMLSLQGAQVFQKDYVTLIILIAISIAFAIPAYYWRERIYAWIDRINAANNVES; this is encoded by the coding sequence ATGAGCCGCCTCGCTAAGATTGCCCTATTCCTTGGCGGCACAGGATTTCTCGCTCTGATCGTATTCCTTAACTGGACGTTTCTGGCCGAAAGGGCCGTCACATTGTACGGCTGGGTCAAAGACCCTGAACAGGTCAGGACGTTTCTCCTTAACTGGGGCCCCATCCGCGCGCCGCTGGCCTTTATGGGAATTCAAATCCTTCAGGTGCTATTCGCGCCGGTCCCGGGAGAGGCGAGCGGATTTGTGGGGGGCTATGTCTTTGGTACTGTTCCAGGGTTCATCTATTCCTCCATCGGGCTTACGGCAGGTTCAGTCGTCAACTTCATCCTGGCCCGGATTCTGGGAAGAGGCTACGTGAGAAAATGGGTTCCGGCCCGCTACCTGGGCAGATTTGACTCCGCTACAAAACACCAGGGCGCTCTTTTGTTTTTCTTGTTTTTTGTGGTGCCTGGATTTCCCAAAGACTACCTCTGCATCTTCCTTGGGTTGACCGGTATTTCTTTGAAGGTATTTGTACTCATGGCCGGTATTGGTCGCATGCCGGGCACTCTCATGTTAAGCCTTCAAGGCGCCCAGGTATTTCAGAAAGACTATGTCACATTGATCATCTTGATCGCCATCTCCATCGCCTTTGCAATCCCCGCCTATTACTGGCGTGAGAGGATCTATGCATGGATCGACCGGATAAACGCCGCGAACAACGTCGAATCATGA
- the pgk gene encoding phosphoglycerate kinase — protein MSIQDVIRHHQDPDKNLQSDKSLPPSDNANAYLNFLTIDDIIYRIMWNNGLRDITASDYNTHYKQLFGNKAFGGKTVLVRAGIDSPVDSNRRITGIERIRLAIPTLEELSGYGARVIVLGHQGRAGKENFVELDQHARVIGKLINRPWQPKKTVKYLGNLSQRKVITNKILSLKDGEILVLNNIRFLVDEVFIQDKPGLRPHEVHDGSRFVSILGPLIDFYVNDAFNTSHRKHTSMIGFTNVVNLVGRQTEIEMMENRQVLHIIEYPFVPIFGGLKVGDYMGLIKNSVLSEKVPHVLLGGTPGIIALLSKEVRPGEQYNFGETTEKFLEKNVSKALFTFFRDLYRLPAGEKKLVVPSDFLVKYNSDIVNLTPEKIHDHPKKDQFHIWSIGEQTTRRFVSLLLKAKTIYKKGPVGKSEEAGFEGPERSILEAILKAQENGAYTISSGGDSIEIARKLGFNEDALFSRLSDAGGAFVHVLEGNRIAWPMLQLNTHWNLFYGKNLRSALPFHYYLKSRYRLELTIPQKGLPEALGYEPPR, from the coding sequence GTGTCCATTCAAGACGTAATACGGCATCATCAGGACCCCGACAAAAACCTGCAGTCAGACAAAAGCCTGCCTCCGTCAGATAATGCCAATGCCTATCTAAACTTCTTGACGATTGACGATATCATCTATCGCATCATGTGGAATAACGGGCTAAGAGACATAACCGCCAGTGACTATAATACCCACTACAAGCAACTCTTCGGCAACAAGGCCTTTGGTGGCAAGACAGTACTGGTGAGGGCAGGCATAGACTCACCCGTTGATAGCAACCGTCGCATAACAGGCATTGAAAGGATTCGTCTTGCTATCCCCACCTTGGAAGAACTCTCAGGTTACGGGGCACGCGTCATCGTCTTGGGTCATCAGGGACGTGCAGGCAAAGAAAACTTCGTCGAGCTGGACCAGCATGCCCGAGTGATCGGGAAACTGATAAATCGCCCCTGGCAACCCAAGAAAACGGTCAAGTATCTGGGCAACCTGTCTCAGAGAAAAGTTATCACTAACAAGATTCTTTCACTCAAGGATGGTGAAATCCTGGTCCTGAATAATATCCGCTTTCTGGTGGATGAGGTCTTCATTCAGGACAAGCCCGGGCTCAGGCCCCACGAGGTGCATGACGGATCCAGGTTTGTTTCCATCTTAGGACCCTTGATCGACTTCTACGTAAACGATGCCTTTAATACCTCCCACCGTAAGCATACTTCCATGATCGGATTCACAAACGTTGTAAACCTGGTAGGACGACAGACCGAGATCGAAATGATGGAAAACCGACAGGTCCTTCATATCATCGAATACCCCTTTGTGCCGATCTTTGGGGGGCTGAAAGTGGGAGACTATATGGGCCTCATCAAGAACTCTGTCCTTTCCGAGAAAGTGCCCCATGTATTGCTGGGGGGAACCCCGGGGATCATCGCCCTGCTAAGCAAGGAGGTACGGCCCGGTGAACAGTATAACTTCGGAGAGACTACCGAGAAATTCCTGGAGAAAAACGTGAGCAAGGCCCTCTTCACGTTCTTCAGAGATCTTTACCGGCTTCCGGCGGGAGAAAAAAAACTGGTCGTGCCCTCGGACTTCCTGGTAAAATACAATTCAGATATTGTCAATTTGACGCCTGAAAAAATTCATGACCATCCGAAAAAGGATCAATTCCACATCTGGAGCATTGGAGAACAAACCACCAGGCGCTTTGTATCGCTCCTCTTAAAGGCCAAAACCATATACAAAAAAGGCCCTGTTGGGAAGAGTGAAGAGGCCGGCTTTGAAGGGCCGGAACGCTCGATCCTGGAAGCGATCTTAAAGGCTCAAGAAAATGGAGCCTACACCATTTCCTCCGGCGGAGACAGCATCGAAATCGCAAGAAAACTGGGATTTAACGAAGACGCGTTGTTTTCGCGCTTGAGTGATGCAGGCGGCGCCTTTGTCCATGTGTTGGAAGGAAACCGCATTGCATGGCCCATGCTTCAACTCAACACACACTGGAATCTCTTTTACGGAAAGAATCTAAGATCTGCCCTCCCCTTTCACTATTATCTCAAATCACGCTACCGCCTGGAGCTGACCATCCCTCAGAAAGGTCTCCCCGAAGCCCTTGGTTATGAGCCGCCTCGCTAA
- the nusB gene encoding transcription antitermination factor NusB — protein sequence MGNRRRSRELAMQLLFQMDINDENSSGTIELFCEHFEVSKKAMPFFVQLVEGVKACQYEIDRLIERFSDNWKIGRMPHVDRNIMRVAVYELLYCDDIPPRASINEAIDIGKKFGTEHSSAFINGILDSIRISIEDKTALAKE from the coding sequence ATGGGGAATCGGCGGCGCTCAAGAGAGCTTGCCATGCAGCTTCTTTTTCAGATGGACATAAATGACGAGAACTCAAGCGGAACTATCGAGTTGTTTTGCGAGCATTTTGAGGTGTCAAAGAAGGCGATGCCATTCTTTGTTCAACTGGTTGAGGGTGTCAAGGCGTGCCAATACGAAATTGATCGCTTAATCGAACGTTTCTCCGATAACTGGAAAATCGGGCGCATGCCCCATGTGGATCGCAATATTATGAGGGTGGCTGTTTACGAACTGCTTTACTGCGATGATATTCCGCCGAGGGCTTCCATCAACGAAGCAATAGACATTGGAAAGAAGTTCGGAACCGAGCACTCTTCAGCCTTTATTAACGGCATCCTGGATAGCATTCGTATTTCCATAGAAGATAAGACGGCTCTGGCCAAGGAATAG
- a CDS encoding 6,7-dimethyl-8-ribityllumazine synthase: MPNVYEGKITGEGKKFGVIVGRFNDFISDRLLGGALDALVRHGTKDEDIDIVKVPGSFEIPLLAKKLAQKKKYDAIICLGAVIRGSTPHFEYVSAEASKGIALVSLESGIPVIFGVITTDTLEQAIERAGSKSGNKGWTAAVAAMEMANLVESLNKR, encoded by the coding sequence ATGCCAAATGTGTACGAAGGCAAGATAACTGGCGAGGGGAAAAAATTTGGTGTGATTGTGGGTCGCTTTAATGATTTCATCAGCGATCGACTCCTGGGCGGTGCCCTGGATGCCCTGGTTCGTCACGGGACTAAAGACGAAGACATCGACATCGTCAAGGTGCCTGGTTCCTTTGAAATCCCTCTCCTGGCAAAAAAGCTGGCCCAAAAAAAGAAATACGATGCCATCATCTGCCTTGGAGCCGTGATCCGGGGTTCCACACCCCATTTTGAGTATGTCTCTGCCGAAGCCTCCAAGGGAATCGCCCTTGTCTCACTGGAATCAGGCATTCCGGTCATCTTTGGTGTCATTACCACGGACACCCTGGAACAGGCCATAGAGCGGGCCGGCTCAAAGTCCGGAAACAAAGGGTGGACAGCAGCCGTAGCCGCCATGGAAATGGCCAACCTAGTGGAATCTCTTAACAAACGGTAA
- a CDS encoding bifunctional 3,4-dihydroxy-2-butanone-4-phosphate synthase/GTP cyclohydrolase II, with protein MKERDMPLISIEQATEDMKQGKMVILVDDEDRENEGDLTMAAEKVTPEAINFMARYGRGLVCLSLTPDKADALDLRAMVKDNTSRFETAFTVSIEASRGVTTGISAADRATTILTAVAEDAKPHDLVRPGHIFPLRARKGGVIVRSGQTEGSVDLARLAGLKPAGVICEIMSEDGSMARMPDLEKFSKEHNIGICTIADLIEYRLRTERFVRPVTATVIPTCIAGEFKTVVYENDVDNFLHIALVKGKIDPAEPILVRVHSECLTGDVFGSMRCDCGEQLHAAMKMIEEEGTGIVLYIRQEGRGIGLLNKMKAYALQDQGHDTVEANELLGFKPDLRNYGIGAQILVDLGVRKMRLVTNNPKKIVGLEGYGLCVVEQIPIEMKPNKYNRRYLTCKKSKMGHLLKLDVKR; from the coding sequence ATGAAGGAGAGAGACATGCCACTCATATCTATAGAACAAGCCACTGAAGACATGAAGCAGGGTAAAATGGTCATTCTCGTGGATGACGAGGACCGCGAAAATGAAGGTGACCTGACCATGGCGGCTGAAAAGGTAACACCAGAGGCCATTAATTTCATGGCCAGATACGGCAGGGGTCTGGTTTGTCTTTCCCTGACACCGGACAAGGCGGATGCCCTGGATTTACGTGCTATGGTGAAGGACAACACCTCTCGGTTCGAGACTGCTTTTACGGTATCTATAGAGGCGAGCCGTGGTGTGACTACGGGTATTTCCGCCGCGGATAGGGCCACGACCATCTTGACTGCCGTGGCAGAGGACGCCAAGCCTCACGATCTGGTTCGTCCCGGGCACATATTCCCCCTTCGTGCTCGAAAGGGAGGCGTCATTGTTCGAAGCGGACAGACAGAAGGATCTGTCGACCTGGCTAGGCTTGCAGGCCTGAAACCGGCAGGCGTGATCTGTGAGATCATGAGTGAAGACGGCAGCATGGCTCGAATGCCAGACCTGGAAAAGTTCTCCAAAGAGCACAACATCGGAATCTGCACCATTGCAGACCTGATCGAATATCGACTCAGGACCGAGCGTTTTGTCCGTCCGGTAACCGCCACTGTTATCCCCACTTGCATTGCCGGTGAGTTCAAGACAGTTGTTTACGAAAATGATGTGGACAATTTCCTGCACATCGCGCTGGTGAAAGGGAAAATCGATCCTGCCGAACCAATCCTTGTCCGTGTCCACTCAGAATGCCTCACAGGTGACGTATTCGGTTCCATGAGGTGTGATTGCGGGGAACAGCTTCATGCTGCCATGAAGATGATAGAGGAAGAAGGAACAGGTATTGTTCTATACATACGCCAAGAAGGAAGGGGGATTGGCCTGCTCAACAAGATGAAGGCCTATGCCCTGCAAGATCAAGGGCATGATACAGTGGAGGCAAATGAACTCCTCGGATTCAAGCCGGACTTGAGAAATTATGGGATCGGCGCTCAAATACTGGTAGATCTGGGCGTTCGCAAGATGCGCCTGGTGACGAACAACCCCAAAAAAATCGTCGGGCTGGAAGGTTATGGTCTTTGCGTGGTGGAGCAAATACCTATTGAGATGAAACCCAACAAATATAATCGACGTTACCTGACCTGCAAGAAATCGAAGATGGGGCATCTTTTGAAACTCGATGTCAAACGTTGA
- a CDS encoding riboflavin synthase, whose protein sequence is MFTGIIEGLGTVKGVTPTGGGVRMDIHSDLPLDSIRVGDSISVSGACLTVVHLEKSAFRVDVAPETLSKTTLGQVKVGSRVNLERALRLGGRLGGHLVTGHVDGTGRVKTKRPAGNAMLFAFSVSEDLSRYIIKKGSVAVDGISLTVNACNSRDFEVSIIPHTAAVTTLGSKQVGDMVNVETDMIGKYVERFTQQAQGTQNRALIDEAMLAKAGFT, encoded by the coding sequence GTGTTTACGGGAATTATAGAAGGACTTGGCACGGTCAAAGGGGTCACGCCCACGGGCGGAGGGGTCCGCATGGATATCCACAGCGATTTGCCGCTGGACAGTATCCGTGTTGGTGACAGTATTTCCGTCAGCGGCGCCTGCCTCACGGTAGTACATCTTGAAAAGAGCGCCTTTAGGGTTGACGTAGCCCCTGAGACCCTTTCCAAAACCACCTTAGGCCAAGTCAAGGTCGGAAGCAGGGTGAATCTGGAACGGGCCTTGCGCCTTGGCGGTCGCCTTGGCGGCCACCTGGTCACAGGGCATGTGGATGGCACGGGAAGAGTAAAGACCAAACGACCGGCTGGCAATGCCATGCTTTTTGCCTTTAGCGTTTCAGAAGATCTTTCCCGTTACATTATTAAAAAGGGCTCTGTTGCCGTTGACGGCATCAGCCTTACCGTGAACGCTTGCAACAGCCGGGACTTTGAGGTAAGCATTATCCCCCATACAGCCGCTGTGACCACTCTGGGATCCAAGCAAGTGGGGGACATGGTAAATGTCGAGACCGATATGATCGGGAAATACGTGGAACGATTCACACAGCAAGCCCAAGGGACCCAAAACAGAGCATTGATTGATGAAGCAATGCTTGCAAAAGCAGGATTCACGTAG
- the ribD gene encoding bifunctional diaminohydroxyphosphoribosylaminopyrimidine deaminase/5-amino-6-(5-phosphoribosylamino)uracil reductase RibD, with amino-acid sequence MKMALSLAEQGRGWTAPNPMVGAVIVKDDKVVGKGFHQKAGGPHAEIHALEKAGENAKGATLYVTFEPCNHTGRTPPCTKAILKGGVKRVVAGMKDPNPGVTGGGLEFLKSQGLDITVGVCEEKCRRLNEIFLKYITTSLPFVILKCAATLDGRIATRTGDSRWITNPRSRQFVQELRHAVDAVMVGIGTMVKDDPQLTTRLKGRKGSDPVRIVLDTRLSISPEARVLHLASDSDTYIVTSRSVLPEKAKSLEKTGVRLFTMDCHEGRIDLKALVRELGKLEITSLLIEGGARVNGSALRAGIVDKICMFYAPKICGGDDGVPICAGPGVERMEQSMGLKDVSVHRFGDDVMVEGYLAKTGSG; translated from the coding sequence ATGAAAATGGCTCTTTCCCTCGCCGAGCAGGGTCGTGGATGGACTGCTCCCAATCCTATGGTGGGGGCTGTCATTGTGAAAGACGACAAAGTCGTGGGGAAAGGTTTTCATCAGAAAGCAGGCGGGCCCCACGCCGAAATCCACGCGCTTGAAAAAGCCGGCGAGAATGCCAAAGGAGCCACGCTCTATGTGACTTTCGAGCCATGTAACCACACAGGTCGTACCCCGCCTTGCACAAAGGCGATATTGAAAGGTGGGGTCAAGCGCGTTGTGGCCGGCATGAAAGATCCCAACCCCGGAGTGACTGGCGGAGGCCTTGAATTTCTGAAGAGCCAAGGCCTTGACATAACTGTGGGGGTCTGTGAAGAGAAATGTCGACGTCTAAATGAAATCTTCCTAAAATATATCACCACATCCCTGCCCTTCGTTATTTTGAAGTGCGCGGCCACCCTTGACGGTCGCATTGCCACCCGCACAGGGGATTCCAGGTGGATCACCAACCCGCGTTCAAGACAATTCGTCCAGGAACTCCGTCATGCAGTCGACGCCGTCATGGTAGGCATAGGCACCATGGTCAAGGACGACCCTCAGCTCACAACCCGACTTAAAGGCCGTAAAGGATCAGATCCTGTCAGGATTGTTCTTGACACACGGCTGTCCATCAGCCCTGAGGCAAGGGTATTGCATCTTGCTTCAGATTCTGATACTTACATCGTAACCAGCCGCTCCGTTTTGCCCGAAAAAGCAAAGAGCCTTGAAAAGACAGGGGTCCGCCTTTTCACCATGGACTGCCATGAGGGTCGGATTGATCTCAAGGCCTTGGTAAGAGAACTGGGCAAGCTGGAAATCACTAGCTTGCTGATCGAGGGAGGGGCCAGAGTCAATGGCTCGGCACTCAGGGCCGGAATCGTAGACAAAATTTGCATGTTTTATGCGCCCAAGATTTGCGGGGGAGACGACGGTGTTCCCATTTGCGCAGGCCCGGGTGTTGAGCGCATGGAGCAAAGCATGGGGCTAAAGGATGTCTCTGTCCACCGGTTTGGAGACGATGTGATGGTTGAGGGATATCTTGCGAAAACTGGTAGTGGTTGA
- the nrdR gene encoding transcriptional repressor NrdR, whose product MKCPYCGGVDNKVIDSRMTKEGDTIRRRRECLGCDRRFTTYERVEQLPLVLIKKDGRREAFARAKVLAGIQKACEKRNISINILEQFVDELERELQEMGEKEIPSSVVGERIMTKLHELDDVAYVRFASVYREFKDINDFMSELKELFSSRTRSPQQ is encoded by the coding sequence ATGAAATGCCCATACTGCGGTGGCGTCGACAACAAGGTCATAGATTCGAGGATGACCAAAGAAGGAGATACGATAAGGCGACGTCGGGAATGTTTAGGCTGCGACAGGCGATTTACCACCTATGAACGGGTTGAGCAGCTGCCATTGGTCCTGATAAAAAAAGACGGCAGACGTGAGGCTTTTGCCCGCGCCAAAGTCCTTGCTGGCATTCAAAAGGCGTGCGAAAAACGAAACATCAGCATCAACATACTCGAACAGTTTGTAGATGAACTGGAGCGGGAACTCCAGGAGATGGGCGAGAAGGAAATACCCTCATCTGTGGTGGGTGAACGTATCATGACAAAACTTCACGAATTGGACGATGTGGCATATGTCCGGTTTGCTTCCGTGTACCGGGAATTCAAAGACATCAACGATTTTATGTCTGAACTCAAAGAATTATTTAGCAGCCGCACGAGAAGCCCCCAACAATGA
- a CDS encoding cytidine/deoxycytidylate deaminase family protein: MSRPSWDEYFMDIAYLVSSRSTCCRRQVGAVLVRDKRVLATGYNGAPTGLPHCLDIGCLREELGVPSGERHELCRGLHAEQNVIIQAAYHGVSIKGATLYCTNLPCSICCKMLINAGINEIKYQDGYADTMSEDMLKVAGIALTKTHGVKK; the protein is encoded by the coding sequence ATGAGCCGACCTTCCTGGGATGAATACTTCATGGACATCGCCTACCTTGTGTCAAGCCGCTCCACGTGCTGCCGTCGTCAGGTAGGGGCAGTCCTGGTCAGGGATAAACGTGTTTTGGCAACTGGCTACAACGGAGCTCCAACAGGGCTTCCTCATTGCCTTGACATTGGCTGCCTCCGCGAGGAACTGGGGGTTCCTTCCGGTGAGCGCCATGAACTGTGTCGAGGGCTTCATGCCGAACAAAACGTCATTATTCAGGCTGCCTATCACGGCGTTTCTATCAAGGGTGCTACACTCTATTGCACGAACCTGCCCTGCTCTATCTGTTGCAAGATGCTTATCAATGCGGGCATTAATGAAATCAAATATCAGGATGGTTATGCGGACACTATGTCAGAAGATATGCTGAAAGTTGCCGGCATTGCGTTAACAAAAACCCATGGGGTAAAGAAATGA
- a CDS encoding serine hydroxymethyltransferase: MNKKQKCQPYFDIIKKADPEIARAIELETERQTYNLGLIASENITSRAVMATQASVLTNKYAEGYPDHRYYGGCQYVDIAEELAIERAKKLFNSPYANVQPHSGTQANMAVYFAFLKPGDTILGMDLAHGGHLSHGSPVNFSGRFFNFVSYGVDEETGTIDYDEVRIAAKKHRPKMIVAGASAYARIIDFEAFGEIARSVRAYLMVDMAHIAGLVAAGMHPSPVPQADVVTSTTHKTLRGPRGGFILAQENYGKQLNSEIFPGIQGGPLMHVIAAKAVAFKLAMSENFKENQRQTVTNAKALAQHLTEAGLDLVSGGTDNHLILVDLTNQDITGKDAAKALEEAGITVNKNTIPFEKRSPFVTSGIRIGTPSVTTRGMKEQDMATISAMIVEVLNKPRDRGVLRRTRESVRDLCEKFPLYPHEER; this comes from the coding sequence TTGAATAAAAAACAGAAGTGTCAACCTTATTTTGACATCATAAAAAAAGCTGACCCTGAAATCGCTCGTGCCATAGAGTTAGAGACAGAGCGACAAACCTACAACCTGGGACTAATCGCCTCCGAGAACATCACCAGCCGTGCCGTCATGGCCACGCAGGCCAGTGTTCTGACAAATAAGTACGCCGAAGGCTATCCGGACCACCGTTACTACGGTGGATGTCAGTACGTTGACATTGCAGAGGAACTGGCCATCGAGCGTGCGAAAAAACTTTTTAATTCGCCGTATGCCAATGTGCAGCCCCATTCCGGTACTCAGGCAAACATGGCAGTTTATTTTGCCTTTTTGAAGCCTGGAGATACGATTCTCGGCATGGACCTTGCCCACGGGGGCCACCTTTCCCATGGAAGTCCCGTGAATTTCTCAGGCCGGTTTTTCAATTTTGTCTCCTACGGCGTTGACGAAGAAACAGGGACGATCGACTATGATGAAGTCCGGATTGCTGCAAAAAAACACCGCCCGAAGATGATAGTCGCGGGCGCAAGTGCGTATGCCAGAATTATTGATTTTGAGGCCTTTGGGGAAATCGCTCGTTCAGTTCGTGCTTATCTCATGGTGGACATGGCGCACATTGCGGGCCTGGTTGCGGCCGGTATGCACCCCTCTCCGGTCCCCCAGGCTGATGTTGTCACATCTACAACACACAAAACCTTAAGGGGCCCCCGCGGAGGCTTTATACTGGCTCAGGAAAACTACGGCAAACAGCTGAATAGCGAAATATTTCCCGGTATACAGGGCGGGCCCCTAATGCACGTAATCGCTGCAAAAGCAGTGGCCTTTAAACTGGCCATGTCTGAAAACTTCAAGGAAAACCAGCGTCAGACCGTGACCAACGCCAAGGCCTTGGCTCAACATTTGACCGAGGCGGGTTTGGATCTCGTGTCCGGGGGAACGGACAACCATCTCATCCTCGTGGATCTCACGAATCAGGACATTACAGGGAAAGACGCTGCAAAGGCGTTGGAAGAAGCAGGCATCACAGTCAACAAGAACACAATACCATTTGAAAAGCGCAGTCCTTTTGTAACCAGTGGCATCCGCATCGGAACACCGTCGGTAACAACACGCGGCATGAAAGAACAAGACATGGCCACAATTTCGGCCATGATAGTTGAAGTCCTGAACAAACCCAGGGATAGAGGTGTTCTTCGCCGGACCAGGGAATCAGTTCGGGATCTGTGCGAAAAATTTCCCCTATATCCGCATGAGGAACGATAG